The following DNA comes from Rosa rugosa chromosome 5, drRosRugo1.1, whole genome shotgun sequence.
cacgtgcgatgcacgtgagtcacttaatgaagacaaaatgaccgatttaccctcaaattctttctttctttctttcttcttcttcccctgatttgaatcatcaagattcaaatcatcttgctcgtccgattcctacCGCCGATCGCctatcaaacaccgccgctgcgtctcaatccaccttcatgcaccacagatgtttctggttcccccaacttcaaatcctatagcaaattgaaattgtgcattgaggcttcaccgctcaccccgagttcatccccgccgccgtcgccaatgacttgaccacaacaacctccaccaccgcacaacaacgtcgtcctccgctacttctcgattgggtttggggataaggactgcttcttcctccaccgctagcgaaatcaTGGAGGCTCAatgccacattctaagggccactgatcggaaggaccgccacagcaaggtttgcaccaccaaaggccccagggaccgcagcatcaggctcgtcgcccacaccgccattcaattctacgacatgcaggaccggcttggatacgaccagcctagcaaggtcgtcgattggctaatcaagaaagccaaggccgcaatcaacgagcttgactagctgccaccgtggaacccaaactaaatttatgttcatacaacattttctccgacgatgccgatatccgccgcgcaagacacgcagaacgtgagcctcaatttctcgatggtggaggctccgagttctttgtctactaatctgcgaggcacaatggtgggtagcagcagagtggcgaagctggtgaataagaacagctcgaattttctgtaggtgaggatggtgtggaggccgaagttgttaatctttgtctgcctaaaattgcctctgatcgaagttgggctagaggccgaagttgtcggctaaaccgatgaagttgcaggtgaggatggtgtggaggtggtgttgcatgtcgggaacgaaggagaggatggaggtgtgggattggagctgtgatttgagagtggagggctggcggagtctgagtttctgatcaatggtgtataaaagggggtcggaggagagaacgagaatggtggtggtcaagtcattggcggcggggatgaactcggagtgagcggtgaagcctcaatgcacaatttcaatttgctataggatttgaagttgggggaactagaaacatctgtggtgcatgaaggtggattgagacgcagcggcggtgtttgatcggcgatcggcggtgggaatcggacgagcaagatgatttgaatcttgagaagaaaccagaaaagaagaagaagaaagaaagaaagaaagaaagaagaataaagaaaaaaataaaagaaaagaaagaaagaatttgagggtaaatcggtccttttgtcttcattaagtgactcacgtgcatcgcacgtgcaaaattgggaaaaattcaccaacggtgtctggacacttaggggactttcagaatgatacctgaacttacaaagttatcaatgtgatacctggactcattttttcgtatcaatgtgatacctacggccaattttcGTCAcagagccgttacggaaattggtcataggtacgatgttgatacgaaaaaatgagtccaggtatcacattgataactttgtaagttcatgtatcattctgaaagtcccctaagtgtctagacaccgttggtgaattttcaGGCATAAAGCCACAATTTACTATAAGTAAAATATaataaaacataacaaaaaAAGACAACTTCTTTACGTCCTTAATTGAAACATAAACTTTAAGCTAATCCTCCATCCCTTCTTCTGGTAAGAAAATTAGACATGAATTCTTGTCTTAAACACCTTCtaatttcatttaaaaaaaaaaaattaaagaaaaaacccGAATAGGGGGAGGGGCGTAGGGCCATGTCACGAGCCACCAGGAGTCCGATGACTCAAAAGTCACAACATCCACCGCACCCAAAGTTTGATTTCGTCATTAAACCTCACAATGGGAGGCCTTAGACCTTTCCGGATCCGTGACGTGTACGGTCCGGATTCAAAGTCTTCCCCTGGACTAGATTCCCTCGTCCTTATaacctttctctctcttcaatctctGTACTCTCTATCATCggctttcctcttcttcttcttcttcttccttttccttttcttcgtCTTCGAAGCAGCGCCAATAATCCTGAGATCGCGAACGGATCTGAATCCGAAATCTTCTGTtttgtctctctttctcttaatCCGTGGCGCTAAAGTTCAGATCTTTGGGCAAAATTAAAGGAGGCAAATAACCTAAAAGATTAAACCattgacaaatttttttttatttttgctgtGTGCGAATGATTTTGGTTTGCTGAAAGTGGAAAGATTTGTGGATATATGGTCGTTGGTGGATCCAATTGTATTGGGTGGAACAATTGCATAGAAATCGAAGAAACCCTAGGGGGTGTGATGGGCAAGGATGAGAGTAGCAAAGAGGTTGGGGATGTTGAAGAAGGTGAAATTTCCGATTCGACTTCAGTGGAGGAGATCAGTGAGGAGGATTTTGTTAAGCAGGAATTGAAGGTTGAGCCGAAATCCAATGGCGGAGGAGGAGATGCTGGTAGGGTTTGGACGATGCGGGACATCTACAACTACCCGGGGTTTCGCGGCTACGGGTCCGGTCTGGTTAACCTGGCTTGGGCTCAGGCCGTGCAGAATAAACCTCTCAATGAGCTCTTTGTGATGGATGTTGATTCCGAAGAGAAAtcgaagcagcagcagcagcagcgaTCGTCGTCTTCGCTGCCGGTGAGTTCCGGCAATGCGAAGGGAGAGGAGAGAGTGGTGATTATTGACAGTGGTGATGAGATGGATGTTGAGAAGGAGGACGGGGAGTTGGAGGAGGGGGAGATTGATTTGGATTCGGAGTCTGCCGATAACGAAAAGGCAGCTGGTGCTGGTGCTGATATGAATGTTGATAGTTCAGAGGGTGGTGTGAAGAATGAGGTGTGGGAGAAGCGAGTGAACTTGCTAAGGGAAGCATTGGAGTCTCTGACTATTACTGAGGCCGAGAAGTAAGTGAGCTGATTGGTTTTTGAATCTGTTGGCAGTGGAATGATAGCAATGATCGCCGAATTTGAATTTGTTCTTGAGGGAAATGTATTGTCTTGAGGTTGATTGTTGTTCTTGGTTGATATTTTGCAGGTCATTTAGAGATGTATGTCTCCGGTTTCTTGGCAGTTTGGAAAGCTTGCGAGGAGTGCTTTCGGATATAACTGTGTCTACTAAAGAAGCTCTTGTTCAGCAGTTGTTCACTGCCGTACAAGCTATTAGCTCGGTAAGCCTCCCAAGACATTGTTAGTGCTTTCGCTAAGTATTTCCATAGTCTGGTTATTGAAGTTGTGGAGCTTTGGTTGCTGTTTATTGTAGGTTTTCTGCTCGATGAGCCCTGACCGGAAGGAGCAGAATAAAGATGTTCTAGCAAGGTTTATATTAGTTTCTATGATCATTAATTTGTTATCAAACTTTTTTTAAAGCCATGTTTTGTGTAGTTATTTGCTTTGTCTTGTTTTTGGTAACAGGATACTTTCTTCTTCAAAGAGTGATCCTTCTCCTTTTTCCGCCGAGCAGCTAAAAGAGGTGTGCTTTTATGTTAAGAGTAGTTCAGGACCATTTCACTGTCCTTGTTTGCATTCAGTTTAGCATGATTGTTGGTATGCCAGGAAGTACTGACGTGGAACATTTTTATTTTCCAGATAAAGGTGATGATATCCTCTATGGAATCCCCTGCTGTTTTCCCTCAAACTAAAGCAGGTACTAAGGGCAACGAGATACAGTCTATCAATGGGGTTAACAATATGGATTCAGATACTTCAGTTGCAAATGCCAGTCATGTGTTCACTTATTCAGCTAATAATGCTTCAGATTTTGTACCTGTATCTGTGGTTCATAGCAATCCTAATATATCATCCGAAGTTCCAAGATCAGGAACATCTAGTTTTAAGGGTAGAGGACTCATGCTACCCCTTTTAGACCTTCACATGGATCATGATGAAGATAGCCTTCCATCTCCTACACGAGAACCACCAGCAGGTTTTCCTGTCCAGAAACTATCGGTTGTTGCTGATGGGATGGTAAAAAAATCAGGGTTGGAGACAACTCGGGTGGCCCTAGATGTAGAAGGTTCAAAAATGCTTGGTTATGAAACTGAGGCTCTTAAGGCTGTTTCTAGCTATCAACAAAAGTTTAGTCGGAATTCTTTTTTGACGAGTGAACTTCCAAGCCCAACTCCTTCAGAAGAGGGTGATAATGGGGATGATGATACGATTGGGGAGGTTTCTAGTTCTTCTGCGCCTAGTAATGTGAGAACTCCACGTCCCCCCATTTTGGGTCGTCAAGTtgtttcttctcctcctcctaccaTCGTCACGGCTAGCTCTGACTTGCAAGGACCAATTACTGCAAAAAGTGCAGCCTCTGTGAGTTTGGTGTCTAATATGCCTGTTAAATCTTCAGCTAAGAGTAGAGACCCTAGGCTTCGATTTGCCAATTCTGATGTTGGTGCTTTGACCCTTAACCAACAATCCTCAATTGCGGTGCATAATGCACCTAAAGTGGATTCTGTTATCACAGTAAGCTCAAGAAAGCATAAATCCCCTGAGGAGTCTAATTTTGATGGTCCTGAATCAAAAAGACAAAGGGGTGCAAACTCAGTGGTTGGTAGGGGTGCAAAAACTTCTTTCGGAAGTGGTGGCTGGTTGGAGGACGTCAGTAGTGTTGGACCTCATTTAATTAACAGGAACCAGACTGTGGAGAAAAAAGAAGCTGATCCCAGAAAAGTGATTAATTTTTCAAGTTCTCCTGGTACCCAGACTGTGGAGAAAAAAGAAGCTGATCCCAGAAAAATGATTAATTTTTcaagttctcctggtactgtcGAAGGCAACGCCAATGCCCAAAATACTGCAAATGAGCAGGTGCCATTAATGGCTGCAAGCTCAGCTTCCTTGCCTGCATTATTGAAAGACATTGCTGTGAATCCGACCATGTTGATTAACATACTTAAGTTAGGACAACAACAAAGAGCAGCAGAAGCTCAGCAGAAGGCTGCTGTGCCTGCAGAAAGTATGACATATCCTCCGAGCTCAAGTTCAATACCTGGAGCAGCTGCATTGGTGAATGATCCTTCAAAGACATCTGGAGCTTTGCTGACACCAACCATTAGTTCACTAAAAGCTCCAACGGTGGGTGCTTAATTGTATCCCTTTGATATAAGCATACACTTCTTTTGCTATTTTCCTACTTAGTTCGTAATCTCTAGGACACAATTTTAGTTGCTTTTCACTCGTTAGATGAGAAAAATAGGGTACTTCGGTCAGTAGTTTGGTGAAAGTTCAATTTTCTGTTACAATGTCTGTCCTTTGGGAGggttattcatttattttgttttgctaaTTAATTCTGAAGTCCTATTATAggttgcatttttattaatttacaAATCTTGCAGGATGAGGCAGGAAAAGTCCGCATGAAACTCCGGGATCCTCGCCGACTTCTCCACGGTAATGCACTTCAAAAGAGTGGAAGCTTGGGACATGAACAGTTTAGAAATATTGTACCCCCAATGTCAAGCAGTCAGACAAACAAGGATGATATTAATGGGCAAAAGCAAGATAGTCAGGCAGATAACAATTTAGTGCCTCCTCAGTCAGTGGCTGTAGCAGCCCCTGACATTGCTAGCCAATTCACCAAGAATCTTAAAAATATTGCTGATATTATGTCTGTTTCCCAAGTATCTTCCCAAGTATCAACAAGTCCAGCAGTACCTTCTCAGAATCTATCTACGGAACCTGTTCCAATCAACCCAGACAAAGTTGATCAGAAAGCTGAGGACCAGCATACTGTAAGTATATCTGCACCCGAACCAACTGCAGCAGGTCCATCTCGTTCGCCGGCCACATGGGGAGATGTTGAGCATCTATTTGAAGGATATGATGACAAGCAAAAAGCAGCTATCCaaagagagagagcaagaagGATGGAAGAACAGAAGAAAATGTTTGCAGCACGCAAGCTGTGCCTTGTGCTGGATCTAGATCACACACTTCTAAATTCAGCTAAGGTAATGTCGTCGTGATGTATGGAAATGGTCTTTTGTGACCAATTGTTCTGAAGGGTTGTTTCTTACATAATTTTGTTATCACTCAGTTTGTAGAAGTAGATCCAGTGCATGATGAAATTTTGAGAAAGAAAGAGGAACAGGATCGTAAAGAGCCACAAAGACATCTCTTCCGGTTTCAACATATGGGAATGTGGACCAAATTGCGGCCTGGGGTGTGGAATTTTTTAGAGAAGGTAATTTTATCTGTATATTGGTCTTGACATAAATCCtcattttgtattttctttgaAAGTTGAGCAATTTTTACCTCCTTGGACATCAGGCTAGTCATCTTTTTGAGATGCATCTTTACACAATGGGTAACAAGCTATATGCTACAGAAATGGCAAAAGTGCTAGATCCAACAGGGGCACTTTTTGCTGGACGAGTTATTTCTAGAGGTGATGATGGGGATCCTTATGATGGTGATGAGAGGGTTCCTAAGAGTAAGGATCTGGAAGGAGTTTTGGGTATGGAATCAGCTGTTGTAATTATAGATGATTCTGTGAGGGTCTGGCCACATAACAAACTGAATTTGATAGTTGTAGAAAGGTAACTGTGCCTATATTCAAAATTGAAGATTTAATTGAATCGTATGTTGGATGGCATCCTTGCCTGCATTGGATTCTTATGCATTTGTGCATTGATGTTGTACAGGTATACCTACTTTCCTTGTAGCAGACGGCAATTTGGGCTTCTAGGTCCTTCCCTTCTTGAGATTGATCATGATGAGAGACATGAAGATGGAACTCTGGCATCCTCATTGGCGGTGAGGATTGTGTTCAACTTGTTCTGAGATTGCAAAAACTTGGCGACTTCTTTGCTGATTACATGTTTTTGTGATTCTATAGGTTATTGAAAAGATACATCAGATCTTCTTCTCCCATCCTTCCCTAGATGAAGCAGATGTTAGAAATATTCTGGCCTCTGAGCAGCAAAAGATTTTGGGTGGTTGTCGTATAGTATTTAGCAGGGTGTTTCCAGTTGGTGAGGTCAATCCTCACCTACATCCTTTGTGGCAGACAGCTGAACAGTTTGGTGCTGTGTGCACCAACCAGATAGATGATCAGGTTACCCATGTAGTTGCCAATTCTCTTGGGACTGACAAGGTAGGTGTTTCTAATACTCTGATATCAGAACCATAGCTAATGCTTTGAACTTTGGTGTTGCCCTCTCTGCCGCTTTCTTTATGTATGACATTAATTGTTTTGAGCAGGTGAATTGGGCACTTTCTTCTGGAAAATATGTTGTGCATCCTGGCTGGTGAGCTTGATATGTTATATTTCTTTCTGTTTTATATTTAATTACTCTGTATTTCGGTTCTGATATTCCCTTTTCCCTTTTTTAACTAATCAGGGTGGAAGCGTCAGCTTTGCTTTATCGGAGGGCAAATGAGCAAGATTTTGCCATTAAAGCATAAAGAACCACATCCTAACCCTTTTGGTAAACTAAAACTGATGAACATAGAATCACGAATCACCTTGAAGTCGGGATGGAACTCCAACCTTAGGTCAGGTCTTGCAGGAATCGGGCTAGACCTGACACTGTTTGGCCTTGTTTTGATTCGTATGCCCATCCATTAATTGGCAATTGCTCCCTAAATTGCCTTGCCAATTCGCCCAAGCATATGAAACAGCCCCGAGCTTCAAAATTCTGCTTTCATGGTGGACTGCCCTGAAGAAGAATGAAGTAGTAATCATGGTGGGTTTGAGCATGGTGATTATGTTTTGGCTTGGAGCATTGTTTCCCGAACAGGTTTCGTCTTGAAAAGGAGAGAAATCTTGAGAAAC
Coding sequences within:
- the LOC133713128 gene encoding RNA polymerase II C-terminal domain phosphatase-like 3, translated to MVVGGSNCIGWNNCIEIEETLGGVMGKDESSKEVGDVEEGEISDSTSVEEISEEDFVKQELKVEPKSNGGGGDAGRVWTMRDIYNYPGFRGYGSGLVNLAWAQAVQNKPLNELFVMDVDSEEKSKQQQQQRSSSSLPVSSGNAKGEERVVIIDSGDEMDVEKEDGELEEGEIDLDSESADNEKAAGAGADMNVDSSEGGVKNEVWEKRVNLLREALESLTITEAEKSFRDVCLRFLGSLESLRGVLSDITVSTKEALVQQLFTAVQAISSVFCSMSPDRKEQNKDVLARILSSSKSDPSPFSAEQLKEIKVMISSMESPAVFPQTKAGTKGNEIQSINGVNNMDSDTSVANASHVFTYSANNASDFVPVSVVHSNPNISSEVPRSGTSSFKGRGLMLPLLDLHMDHDEDSLPSPTREPPAGFPVQKLSVVADGMVKKSGLETTRVALDVEGSKMLGYETEALKAVSSYQQKFSRNSFLTSELPSPTPSEEGDNGDDDTIGEVSSSSAPSNVRTPRPPILGRQVVSSPPPTIVTASSDLQGPITAKSAASVSLVSNMPVKSSAKSRDPRLRFANSDVGALTLNQQSSIAVHNAPKVDSVITVSSRKHKSPEESNFDGPESKRQRGANSVVGRGAKTSFGSGGWLEDVSSVGPHLINRNQTVEKKEADPRKVINFSSSPGTQTVEKKEADPRKMINFSSSPGTVEGNANAQNTANEQVPLMAASSASLPALLKDIAVNPTMLINILKLGQQQRAAEAQQKAAVPAESMTYPPSSSSIPGAAALVNDPSKTSGALLTPTISSLKAPTDEAGKVRMKLRDPRRLLHGNALQKSGSLGHEQFRNIVPPMSSSQTNKDDINGQKQDSQADNNLVPPQSVAVAAPDIASQFTKNLKNIADIMSVSQVSSQVSTSPAVPSQNLSTEPVPINPDKVDQKAEDQHTVSISAPEPTAAGPSRSPATWGDVEHLFEGYDDKQKAAIQRERARRMEEQKKMFAARKLCLVLDLDHTLLNSAKFVEVDPVHDEILRKKEEQDRKEPQRHLFRFQHMGMWTKLRPGVWNFLEKASHLFEMHLYTMGNKLYATEMAKVLDPTGALFAGRVISRGDDGDPYDGDERVPKSKDLEGVLGMESAVVIIDDSVRVWPHNKLNLIVVERYTYFPCSRRQFGLLGPSLLEIDHDERHEDGTLASSLAVIEKIHQIFFSHPSLDEADVRNILASEQQKILGGCRIVFSRVFPVGEVNPHLHPLWQTAEQFGAVCTNQIDDQVTHVVANSLGTDKVNWALSSGKYVVHPGWVEASALLYRRANEQDFAIKA